One Ferrimicrobium sp. genomic region harbors:
- the prcA gene encoding proteasome subunit alpha: MSMPFYVAPEQMMKDRADYARKGIARGRALIGMVYEVGVLLCAENPSRSLHKVSEIYDRIAFAGVGKYNEFDQLRVAGIRHADTKGFAYARDDVDARSLANLYAQYLGQVFTHEIKPLEVEILVAELGRPGHEAQLFHILYDGTVVDEQHFAVIGGDSDAIAERVVQAYDQTFGLAEALRSCVAALEGDGQHLNPQDLEVAVLEDRGERRTFRRVNGTELETLLGDAL; the protein is encoded by the coding sequence ATGAGTATGCCCTTCTATGTAGCTCCAGAGCAGATGATGAAGGACCGCGCTGATTATGCGCGAAAGGGTATCGCGCGCGGTCGGGCCCTTATTGGGATGGTCTACGAGGTTGGCGTGTTGCTATGCGCCGAAAATCCATCACGGTCGCTGCACAAGGTGTCGGAGATCTATGATCGGATTGCCTTCGCCGGGGTTGGAAAGTATAACGAGTTCGACCAGTTGCGGGTGGCTGGCATTCGTCACGCCGATACCAAAGGTTTTGCCTACGCTCGTGATGACGTTGACGCTCGTAGCCTCGCGAATCTCTACGCCCAATACTTAGGTCAGGTCTTTACCCACGAGATCAAGCCTCTTGAGGTTGAGATCCTAGTCGCCGAACTCGGTCGACCTGGGCATGAGGCACAGCTCTTTCACATTCTCTATGATGGGACCGTCGTGGATGAGCAGCACTTCGCTGTCATCGGTGGTGATTCAGACGCGATTGCCGAGCGGGTTGTCCAGGCCTATGACCAGACCTTCGGACTAGCGGAGGCATTGCGATCCTGTGTCGCGGCCCTCGAAGGAGATGGGCAACACCTCAATCCACAGGATTTGGAGGTGGCAGTCCTCGAGGATCGGGGTGAGCGCAGAACGTTTCGCCGAGTGAACGGGACTGAACTTGAGACGTTACTTGGTGATGCTCTTTGA
- the prcB gene encoding proteasome subunit beta yields MALPLFDVVQDPGPDFAGLLDVLAVGTQRGDRGSAASTVLDGVPHGTTIAAARFRDGVVIAGDRRATEGNIIANRTIEKVFPADRYSAVAIAGAAGPAVEMVRLFQVQLEHYEKVEGSVLSLEGKANQLAQMIRANLGMAMQGLAVVPLFAGWDLHRSQGRIFTYDIAGGKYEEEAFYATGSGGRDARATLRLGFRPEMSRDEIVRLATKALFEAAQEDSATGGPDLLRGIFPVVGVIDATGYQRVGDDELMVLARELEGELTTRRQPQ; encoded by the coding sequence TTGGCGCTGCCATTGTTTGACGTGGTACAGGATCCAGGACCGGATTTTGCTGGTCTTTTGGATGTCCTGGCTGTTGGCACGCAGAGAGGTGATCGAGGCAGTGCTGCGAGCACGGTGTTAGACGGCGTTCCTCATGGAACGACGATCGCGGCGGCGCGATTTCGCGACGGGGTCGTCATCGCGGGCGATCGCCGGGCAACCGAGGGTAACATCATCGCAAACCGCACGATTGAGAAGGTCTTCCCCGCTGATCGGTATTCGGCTGTGGCTATCGCGGGTGCGGCTGGACCGGCGGTGGAGATGGTGCGACTCTTCCAGGTGCAACTTGAGCACTACGAGAAGGTGGAGGGTTCGGTCTTATCCCTCGAAGGCAAGGCTAACCAACTTGCCCAGATGATTCGGGCAAATCTCGGCATGGCGATGCAAGGATTGGCGGTGGTGCCACTCTTTGCGGGCTGGGATCTGCACCGGAGTCAGGGCAGAATTTTTACCTACGATATTGCAGGCGGCAAGTACGAGGAGGAGGCGTTTTATGCCACTGGGTCTGGTGGGCGCGACGCGCGTGCCACGCTCAGGCTCGGCTTTCGGCCAGAGATGAGCCGCGACGAGATTGTGCGCTTGGCCACCAAGGCACTCTTTGAGGCAGCGCAAGAAGACTCGGCTACCGGGGGTCCTGATCTGTTACGGGGGATTTTCCCGGTTGTCGGTGTGATTGATGCAACGGGCTATCAGCGTGTCGGTGACGATGAACTCATGGTGCTGGCTCGAGAGCTAGAGGGTGAGCTAACGACGAGGAGGCAGCCACAATGA
- a CDS encoding ubiquitin-like protein Pup has product MAEREQVRKSSSNRDEVVEEEVVPSAERSDQLKAELDDILDEIDEVLEDNAEEFVRNYVQKGGQ; this is encoded by the coding sequence ATGGCTGAACGTGAACAAGTTCGAAAGTCGTCATCGAATCGTGATGAGGTCGTCGAAGAGGAGGTAGTACCTTCGGCTGAGCGCTCTGACCAGTTGAAGGCTGAACTTGATGACATCCTGGACGAGATCGACGAGGTGCTGGAGGATAACGCTGAGGAGTTCGTTCGAAACTATGTACAAAAGGGCGGGCAGTAA
- a CDS encoding proteasome accessory factor PafA2 produces the protein MPIAKVLGIETEYGIVVAGAPDANPITTSSTLINAYVAGLADRVEWDFVDESPGVDARGFALDGGSGIELDTHLVNAVLTNGARLYVDHAHPEYSSPECISPSQALLYDKAGEQVMIRAMASAKRVLPPNQEIVVYKNNSDRKGNSYGCHENYLVDRSVPFQQVVRELVPFFVTRQIIVGAGKVGSEFPGKTASDVAFQLSQRADFFEEEVGLETTLKRPIINTRDEPHSDGQRFRRLHVILGDANLSERSTWLKLGLTAIVLAMIEDGVLRDLKIELADPVGALREISWDTTLERTVLLQDGRRMRALEVQYAYLERALEHAEHVGMAYLGNETDGPALLAEWERVLEGLERDPIAMADTLDWVAKWQLVRGYQERHQVDAIDPRLAAIDLQYHDMRPEKSLFRRLPMQRMLDDADVSWAVSNPPPDTRAYFRGTCLARFPGAIAAANWDSIIFDLGSDPLRRVPMMDPLRGTESHVGELLRRVHSAQELLEALGS, from the coding sequence ATGCCGATAGCGAAGGTGCTTGGTATCGAGACTGAGTATGGGATCGTTGTCGCAGGCGCACCTGATGCCAACCCAATAACCACATCGTCCACGCTGATCAACGCCTATGTCGCTGGGCTTGCTGATCGCGTGGAGTGGGATTTCGTCGATGAGTCTCCGGGGGTTGACGCTCGCGGTTTTGCCCTCGATGGGGGATCCGGGATTGAGCTCGATACTCACCTGGTCAATGCCGTTCTCACCAATGGTGCTCGTCTCTATGTCGATCATGCCCACCCTGAGTACTCGTCTCCAGAGTGCATCTCCCCGTCGCAGGCTCTGCTCTACGACAAGGCGGGAGAGCAGGTCATGATCCGTGCAATGGCAAGCGCAAAGCGGGTTCTCCCCCCGAATCAGGAGATCGTCGTCTATAAGAACAACTCCGATCGTAAGGGTAACTCGTACGGCTGTCATGAAAACTATCTGGTCGACCGGAGTGTGCCATTCCAGCAAGTTGTCCGCGAATTGGTGCCATTCTTCGTGACCCGCCAGATCATCGTTGGTGCCGGGAAGGTGGGATCTGAGTTTCCTGGCAAGACCGCCTCCGACGTTGCCTTTCAGCTCTCGCAGCGTGCTGATTTTTTTGAAGAGGAGGTCGGTCTCGAGACGACACTTAAGCGGCCCATCATCAATACCCGGGATGAGCCGCACTCTGACGGCCAGCGCTTTCGACGATTGCACGTGATTCTCGGCGATGCCAATCTATCCGAGCGGTCAACCTGGTTGAAGCTCGGACTGACGGCCATCGTGTTGGCGATGATCGAGGATGGCGTTTTGAGGGATCTCAAGATTGAGTTGGCTGATCCAGTGGGGGCATTGCGCGAGATCTCGTGGGACACGACGCTCGAGCGCACGGTGTTACTCCAGGATGGTCGTCGCATGCGCGCGCTTGAAGTACAGTACGCCTATCTTGAGCGTGCTCTGGAGCATGCCGAACATGTCGGTATGGCCTATCTTGGTAACGAGACGGATGGCCCCGCATTGCTGGCAGAGTGGGAACGCGTGCTTGAGGGCCTCGAGCGCGACCCGATCGCCATGGCCGACACCCTCGACTGGGTGGCGAAGTGGCAATTGGTTCGAGGCTATCAAGAGCGTCATCAGGTTGATGCAATTGACCCAAGGCTTGCCGCTATTGATCTGCAGTACCACGACATGCGTCCCGAAAAGTCGCTGTTTCGTCGATTGCCGATGCAGCGAATGCTTGATGACGCCGATGTGAGTTGGGCGGTGAGTAATCCACCCCCCGACACCCGAGCGTATTTTCGTGGGACTTGCCTGGCGAGATTTCCTGGTGCAATCGCGGCTGCCAACTGGGACTCGATCATCTTTGATTTGGGGTCGGATCCACTGCGTCGTGTGCCCATGATGGATCCTCTTCGTGGTACTGAGAGTCACGTTGGTGAGCTATTGCGGCGAGTACACAGTGCGCAAGAGTTACTCGAAGCATTAGGTTCCTAA
- the arc gene encoding proteasome ATPase gives MVDRNKPYDNDAAVDEQQMVTALQVEVQELRQRMNDAPSRERVLEEKLLEVSGALSQLQAKNEKLTFTLQQAREHIANLREEVEKLTQPPAAYGVFVGVNDDETVDVISSGRKMKVAVHPDITLADLRHGQEVTLNESFAVIGVRGVDRSGEVAMVKDVLDDGERVIVVGRGDDERVGILSGALRADRIRVGDSVLIDPRSSMVLELLPKPEVEELALEEVPDISYNDIGGLDRQIEEIQDAVELPFLHRDLFSLYQLPAPKGILLYGPPGCGKTLIAKAVANSLAKKIEQTSGRSVKSYFLNVKGPELLNKYVGETERQIRLIFQRAREKAEEGMPVIVFFDEMDSLFRTRGSGISSDMESTVVPQLLAEIDGVETLRNVIVIGASNREDLIDPAILRPGRLDVKIKIQRPDSQAARQIFSRYLTPDLPIDKNEVDRLGNGDAAVAVQRMIEATVETMYAAVDSNRFLEVTYQNGEKEVLYFKDFSSGAMIENIVRRAKKLAIKREIAGDPPGISQEDLLQSIAKEFKEHEDLPNTTNPDDWAKISGKKGERIVFMRILLSQEEGSEGGRAIERVATGQYL, from the coding sequence ATGGTCGATCGCAACAAGCCCTACGACAACGATGCTGCAGTTGATGAACAGCAGATGGTTACTGCGCTCCAAGTTGAAGTCCAGGAGCTGCGTCAAAGAATGAACGATGCGCCCTCGCGTGAGCGGGTTCTTGAAGAGAAGCTCTTGGAGGTCTCGGGGGCACTCTCGCAGTTGCAGGCGAAGAACGAGAAGCTGACGTTTACGCTGCAACAGGCTCGGGAACACATCGCAAATCTGCGCGAGGAGGTTGAGAAACTTACCCAACCGCCAGCAGCCTACGGAGTGTTCGTTGGAGTCAACGATGACGAGACGGTGGATGTCATCTCGTCAGGTCGCAAGATGAAGGTAGCGGTGCACCCCGATATCACACTTGCGGATCTTCGCCATGGCCAAGAGGTTACGCTCAACGAGTCCTTTGCCGTGATTGGTGTACGCGGTGTGGACCGCAGCGGTGAGGTCGCCATGGTCAAGGACGTACTCGATGATGGTGAGAGGGTCATCGTGGTTGGGCGTGGCGATGATGAGCGTGTTGGGATCCTCAGTGGCGCCCTCCGCGCCGATCGCATCAGGGTTGGTGACAGCGTCTTGATCGACCCGAGGTCGTCCATGGTGTTGGAGCTGTTGCCAAAGCCCGAGGTCGAGGAGCTCGCTCTTGAGGAGGTTCCTGACATCAGTTACAACGATATCGGTGGGCTCGATCGACAGATCGAGGAGATCCAGGACGCTGTTGAACTGCCATTTCTCCATCGTGACCTCTTCTCCCTCTACCAGCTGCCAGCCCCGAAGGGTATCTTGTTGTACGGCCCTCCAGGCTGCGGTAAGACGCTCATCGCAAAGGCCGTCGCCAACTCGTTGGCAAAGAAGATCGAGCAGACTTCTGGGCGGAGTGTGAAGAGCTACTTTCTGAACGTTAAGGGCCCTGAGTTGCTCAACAAGTACGTGGGTGAGACCGAGCGCCAGATTCGACTCATCTTCCAGCGAGCTCGAGAGAAGGCTGAAGAAGGGATGCCGGTCATCGTCTTCTTTGACGAGATGGATTCGTTGTTCCGTACGCGTGGCAGTGGAATCAGCTCGGATATGGAATCGACGGTCGTCCCTCAGTTGCTTGCTGAGATCGACGGTGTCGAGACGTTACGCAACGTCATCGTCATTGGAGCATCCAATCGTGAAGATCTCATCGACCCTGCCATCCTGCGACCAGGTCGGTTGGATGTCAAGATCAAGATCCAGCGTCCCGATAGTCAAGCGGCTCGCCAGATCTTTTCACGATATCTTACGCCAGATCTTCCCATCGACAAGAATGAGGTCGATCGGCTCGGCAATGGTGATGCTGCAGTTGCTGTGCAGCGGATGATTGAGGCGACGGTTGAGACGATGTATGCGGCCGTTGATAGCAATCGATTTCTTGAGGTGACCTATCAAAACGGTGAAAAAGAGGTGCTGTACTTCAAGGACTTCTCCTCTGGCGCGATGATTGAGAATATCGTTCGTCGAGCCAAGAAGCTCGCTATCAAGCGTGAGATTGCGGGAGATCCACCTGGTATCTCACAGGAGGACCTCTTGCAGTCAATTGCGAAGGAGTTTAAAGAACACGAGGATCTGCCGAACACGACGAACCCGGACGACTGGGCCAAAATCTCGGGCAAGAAGGGTGAGCGGATTGTCTTCATGCGTATTCTTCTCTCCCAGGAGGAGGGGTCTGAAGGTGGGCGTGCGATCGAGCGGGTGGCGACTGGTCAATACCTATGA
- a CDS encoding ferredoxin, with protein sequence MKVWIDQDLCTGDGLCEEICPSVFTLLDDGLAYVKEGQEVFNNPGGAAQMAPVPADLEDAVTEASEECPGECIFVEHD encoded by the coding sequence ATGAAAGTCTGGATTGACCAGGATCTTTGCACCGGCGATGGCCTCTGTGAGGAGATTTGTCCCTCGGTCTTTACGCTTCTCGACGACGGGCTTGCCTACGTGAAGGAAGGCCAAGAGGTCTTTAACAATCCTGGTGGTGCAGCCCAAATGGCCCCCGTGCCAGCGGATCTGGAGGATGCCGTTACTGAGGCTAGCGAAGAGTGCCCTGGGGAATGCATCTTCGTCGAGCACGACTGA
- a CDS encoding phage holin family protein: MSQRDDLKSAVSTSLNYVKQETVDPAKRLGGLLVWGIVASLLTAFGFVLVALGLLRVLQDETGSTFHGHLNWLPYLITLVVVGVVLGITLARIGKRGR, encoded by the coding sequence GTGAGTCAGCGGGATGATCTCAAATCAGCAGTATCGACGTCGCTTAACTACGTCAAGCAGGAAACAGTCGATCCAGCGAAGCGACTGGGTGGCTTGTTAGTCTGGGGGATCGTCGCATCGTTGCTGACAGCGTTTGGTTTTGTTCTGGTGGCACTCGGTCTCTTACGGGTTCTCCAAGATGAGACGGGCTCTACTTTTCATGGCCATCTTAACTGGTTGCCTTACCTTATTACCCTGGTGGTTGTCGGTGTCGTGTTGGGAATTACGCTAGCCCGCATTGGAAAGCGAGGGAGATGA